A DNA window from Pogona vitticeps strain Pit_001003342236 chromosome 2, PviZW2.1, whole genome shotgun sequence contains the following coding sequences:
- the LOC110070279 gene encoding uncharacterized protein LOC110070279, translating to MASREDEEVAVPLGFREYFPMEQASEKMAEPSPPSPQHVSRGTGMSNNIDLVKDEAITVCKREPTMEMIEMAPLEPEQPLLPDPPRWDDIFLTSVEKAVNTEPGKWMSPLITGLIEEGQRFEERDVGDYGKVKAAILRVDAISTEVQRQHFRRFQYREADGPREACSRLWFLCHRWLKPERHSKEQILELLILEQFLAILPQEIQSWVKDGCPETCAQAVTLAEDFLLKQQEAERPAQQVPGLFEETEGCSPNGDEAPSDGDQGRTSLEVKQERPVNNTSLGVFPVPSDNLHKSENDVESPELQKSDHEETHGPSGDVTGDMFPLFCGQGDASESHQKLEKPPKKPLRKRVQKTIPLMGGYEDLPMTATEKNPSDGEVPMKVCEETFSPGSDAAGEKIHKCPVCGKCFSLRSRLIVHERTHTGEKPYTCSDCGRSFSVSSSLIAHRRTHTGEKPYKCTHCAKSFSVKSGLIAHERTHTGEKPYKCLYCSKSFRRNSGLVSHQRIHTGDKPYQCSVCEKSFSDISNLITHHRIHTGEKPYKCLECGKSFSQSSYLNSHQRIHTGEKPYECSECGKTFSVSSRLRKHQRSHTGERPFVCLDCGKTFSESSDLLAHERAHTGEKPYRCSFCGKSFLRSSEVVSHERIHTGEKPYHCGECGKSFSVSSRLSAHRRIHTGEKPFQCMVCERSFSYKSHLITHQRIHTGEKPFQCSVCGKSFRGSSSLVAHERTHTGEKPYRCLDCGKSFTQSSNLISHQRIHTEGHS from the exons ATGGCTTCGAGGGAGGATGAAGAGGTGGCTGTCCCGTTGGGTTTCCGGGAATACTTTCCCATGGAACAAGCCAGCGAGAAAATGGCGGAGCCGAGCCCCCCAAGTCCTCAACATGTTTCGAGGGGAACCGGAATGAGCAACAACATAGACCTGGTTAAAGATGAAGCTATTACAGTATGTAAACGAGAACCCACCATGGAGATGATAGAAATGGCTCCTTTGGAACCAGAACAGCCCCTGCTCCCGGACCCCCCACGCTGGGACGATATATTTCTGACTTCTGTTGAAAAGGCAGTCAATACTGAGCCAGGGAAATGGATGTCCCCGCTCATCACAGGACTCATAGAGGAAGGGCAGAGATTTGAGGAAAGAGACGTGGGGGATTATGGGAAGGTGAAGGCGGCCATCTTGCGGGTGGACGCGATCAGCACTGAGGTCCAGCGGCAGCACTTCCGGCGTTTTCAGTACCGAGAAGCCGACGGGCCTCGCGAAGCCTGCAGCCGGCTTTGGTTCCTCTGCCACCGATGGCTGAAACCAGAGAGACACTccaaggagcagatcctggagttgttgatcctggagcagttcctggccatcctgcCCCAAGAGATCCAGAGCTGGGTCAAAGATGGCTGCCCGGAGACCTGCGCTCAGGCAGTGACGTTGGCAGAGGATTTCCTCCTGAAGCAACAAGAAGCTGAGAGGCCAGCACAGCAG GTGCCAGGATTGTTTGAAGAGACTGAAGGTTGCTCCCCAAATGGGGACGAAGCTCCATCAGACGGTGACCAAGGGAGGACGTCTCTCGAGGTCAAGCAGGAACGTCCTGTGAACAATACCAGCTTAG gggTTTTCCCTGTTCCCTCAGATAATCTTCACAAGAGTGAGAACGATGTGGAGAGTCCGGAGCTGCAGAAAAGCGATCACGAGGAAACGCATGGGCCGTCGGGGGACGTTACTGGAGACATGTTTCCCCTCTTTTGTGGGCAAGGAGATGCATCTGAAAGTCATCAGAAACTAGAGAAACCGCCAAAAAAGCCTCTGAGgaaaagagtccaaaaaactATTCCATTGATGGGTGGCTATGAAGATCTCCCAATGACTGCAACGGAAAAAAACCCCAGTGATGGTGAGGTGCCCATGAAAGTATGTGAAGAAACGTTCAGCCCAGGTTCCGACGCGGCAGGAGAGAAAATTCACAAGTGCCCCGTGTGCGGCAAGTGCTTCAGCCTCCGCTCACGGCTGATCGTCCACGAGAgaacccacacgggggagaaaccctacacGTGCTCCGATTGCGGGAGAAGCTTCAGCGTGAGCTCGAGTCTCATTGCTCATCGGaggactcacacaggagagaagccctacAAATGCACTCATTGTGCGAAAAGCTTCAGCGTGAAGTCAGGTTTGATTGCTCACGAGCGAACCCATACTggagagaagccgtacaaatgcTTGTACTGCAGTAAGAGCTTCCGTCGCAATTCGGGCCTGGTTAgtcaccagagaatccacaccgGGGACAAGCCGTACCAGTGCTCGGTGTGTGAGAAGAGCTTCAGCGATATCTCGAATCTCATAACGCATCaccggatccacacaggggagaagccgtaTAAGTGTTTGGAGTGTGGCAAAAGCTTCAGCCAGAGCTCGTATCTCAACAGCCACCAGCGAATCCATACAGGAGAAAAGCCGTACGAATGTTCGGAATGTGGGAAAACCTTTAGTGTGAGCTCACGCCTTAGGAAGCACCAGAGGAGCCACACAGGGGAGAGACCGTTTGTATGTCTGGACTGTGGCAAAACTTTCAGCGAAAGCTCGGATCTCCTTGCCCACGAGAGagcccacactggggagaagccctaTCGGTGTTCGTTCTGTGGGAAGAGCTTCTTGCGCAGCTCCGAGGTGGTGAGCCATGAGAGAATCCACACCGGTGAGAAACCGTATCACTGTggggagtgtgggaaaagcttcagcgtGAGCTCACGCCTTAGCGCCCACcggagaatccacacaggagaaaagcctTTTCAGTGTATGGTGTGCGAGAGGAGCTTCAGTTACAAATCACACCTCATCACGCATCagaggatccacacgggggagaaacccttcCAGTGCTCCGTCTGTGGGAAGAGTTTCCGTGGCAGCTCCAGCCTCGTGGCTCACGAGAggacacacacaggggagaagccttaCCGATGCTTAgactgtggaaaaagctttacaCAGAGCTCTAACCTCATTAgccatcagagaatccacacagaagGTCATTCCTGA
- the LOC110070280 gene encoding uncharacterized protein LOC110070280 produces the protein MKTENQCPEDMKSKVKGLRAAHFGTTRVSLGGVPSQQVKQEPDEGLGRSWEIQLEDFPKVGQSPQSGRGTLQLLDPPPWDGTKAFLPSFKVAAETSQGSQERKALELASGLQKGVLRAAKDEVSGEDGPSRDALRRLFREFRYQEAEGPREACGRLWYLGHRWLKPERFSKEQILEQVILEQFLTILPSEVQSWTRRSNPETCSEAVGLAEDFLQMKQEMEAEEQKQMDVEAEAETSCLAATELFSLSDSLPSPTDVDLPSPEPRRRRDAWSRKETIAFIDIWKAEDIQMALGQQYRNMKLFAWIADRLRERGFERDAEQCRSRAKDLKRGYKEIKCGNLHSGRAPKTAPYFKLLEQFLCLRKGIVCGKVCGSGVVERLDKRRKRLPLNPMAATQIAREALSATPDATETGGFKRRLVAPSLRAGLPKEIQKSPGKEIREIPTDQRQMAESTPKEEGAQIVEKEDSTRGARVSLPSKEIPIEPQVAEVVEEPRRGLVGGTERVRYRRERNWRQRVESTRRPMESSSSSSSSSPKGNPDLVEALRQLHQQDLRAFETTRREERVEDKRERQLEKREREQDRATTHRMIAAIERSHQTLADLMGRQTSAMEAIATAFSSQRHPSSGSFPAYDTCLGFGLARSSQKSAPNSGKRPVETSGSNTPSLHLPALEEEPGADIPAVVQNDPAEPDPAQPFLSPSAGVPTGPDPPLIPSSKGISGGPPTPPHPISASPKRVTKRKNSD, from the exons ATGAAAACGGAAAATCAGTGCCCAGAAGACATGAAAAGCAAGGTCAAAGGCCTTCGTGCTGCTCATTTTGGGACCACCAGAGTGTCTCTTGGAGGGGTACCATCACAGCAGGTGAAGCAGGAGCCCGACGAGGGCCTGGGCCGATCCTGGGAGATCCAGTTGGAAGACTTTCCCAAAGTAGGTCAGTCCCCACAGTCTGGACGGGGAACCCTACAACTGCTAGATCCGCCCCCCTGGGATGGCACCAAGGCATTTCTTCCGTCTTTCAAGGTAGCTGCAGAAACTAGCCAGGGATCTCAAGAAAGAAAGGCCCTTGAACTTGCTTCGGGGCTCCAAAAGGGTGTCTTGAGAGCAGCCAAGGACGAGGTCTCAGGGGAGGACGGCCCGAGCAGAGACGCTCTCCGACGGCTCTTCCGGGAGTTCCGATACCAGGAGGCGGAGGGACCCCGTGAGGCCTGCGGGCGCCTCTGGTACCTCGGCCATCGGTGGCTGAAGCCGGAGAGATTCTCCAAAGAGCAGATCTTGGAACAGGTGATCCTGGAGCAATTCCTGACCATCTTGCCGTCCGAGGTCCAAAGCTGGACGAGGCGAAGTAATCCGGAAACCTGCTCTGAAGCTGTTGGCCTAGCGGAGGACTTCCTGCAGATGAAACAAGAGATGGAGGCTGAGGAACAAAAG CAAATGGATGTAGAAGCTGAGGCCGAGACCTCTTGCTTAGCTGCTACAGAGCTCTTCTCTTTGTCCGACTCTCTCCCGAGCCCTACGGATGTTGACCTTCCCTCTCCAGAGCCCCGGCGGAGGAGGGACGCCTGGTCGCGCAAGGAGACCATTGCTTTCATTGACATCTGGAAAGCGGAGGACATCCAGATGGCCTTGGGACAGCAATACCGAAATATGAAGCTCTTTGCGTGGATTGCAGACCGCCTGCGTGAGCGGGGCTTCGAGCGAGACGCGGAGCAGTGCCGGAGCCGGGCGAAGGACCTCAAGCGGGGCTACAAAGAAATTAAGTGTGGCAACCTCCATTCGGGACGGGCCCCCAAAACAGCCCCGTATTTTAAGCTTTTGGAGCAGTTCCTGTGCCTCCGGAAGGGCATCGTCTGTGGGAAAGTCTGTGGGTCCGGCGTGGTGGAACGCCTGGATAAGCGGCGCAAAAGGCTTCCCCTCAATCCCATGGCGGCCACCCAGATCGCCCGCGAAGCCCTCTCGGCCACCCCAGACGCCACCGAGACGGGAGGGTTCAAGCGGCGGCTTGTCGCGCCATCGCTCCGGGCGGGTTTGcccaaagaaattcagaaaagtcCTGGCAAAGAGATTCGAGAAATCCCCACTGACCAAAGGCAGATGGCTGAGAGCACCCCAAAAGAGGAGGGCGCACAGATTGTGGAGAAAGAGGACTCAACCCGGGGGGCTCGTGTTTCATTGCCCTCCAAGGAGATTCCAATTGAACCTCAAGTGGCAG AGGTTGTGGAAGAGCCCAGGAGAGGGCTTGTTGGCGGCACGGAGCGCGTGCGCTACAGGCGGGAGCGGAACTGGAGGCAGCGCGTGGAGTCCACCAGGCGCCCGATGGagtcctcctcctcgtcgtcgtcgtcttctccCAAAGGGAATCCTGACCTCGTGGAGGCCCTCCGCCAGCTGCACCAGCAGGACCTGCGGGCCTTCGAGACCACGAGGCGGGAGGAGCGGGTGGAGGACAAGCGGGAGCGTCAGCTGGAGAAGCGGGAGCGCGAGCAGGACCGGGCCACAACCCACCGCATGATCGCCGCCATCGAGCGCTCGCACCAGACCCTGGCCGACCTCATGGGGAGGCAGACCTCTGCCATGGAGGCTATCGCCACGGCCTTTTCCAGCCAGAGGCATCCTTCCTCTGGCTCCTTTCCAGCCTACGATACGTGTCTTGGATTTGGCCTGGCCAGGTCTTCTCAGAAATCGGCCCCGAATTCTGGCAAGAGGCCAGTCGAGACATCCGGAAGCAACACGCCATCGCTACATTTGCCAGCCCTGGAGGAGGAGCCTGGAGCAGACATTCCCGCAGTGGTGCAAAATGATCCTGCAGAGCCCGACCCAGCCCAGCCCTTCCTCAGCCCTTCTGCTGGTGTCCCCACAGGCCCTGATCCTCCATTGATCCCGAGTTCGAAAGGCATCTCGGGGGGTCCGCCCACCCCCCCTCACCCCATCAGTGCCAGTCCAAAGCGGGTCACCAAGAGGAAGAATTCTGACTGA